taaaggatagtatatatatatgtgtgttcttCATTCATAGAAAATATGCCTCTTTCATAGTAAAATTGTACACATTTCTATCACCATCACCTGTCCTTACTTCCAGAAGTATTCCTTTTCTACAACActgcaatttttctttctcagcatGAAAACTTCTAAAAGGTGTAAATAAGAAAAGCCATTTCAGTAGCTCTTTACCATAATAGTGAATTATAGCTACATTTGAACACTGAAATGCCTACAAGGAGAACAGCATAGTAACACATGGTCTCAAGGAATGTCTAAAATGCACTTTAGTTCCAGTTAGAGAATTACTCAGCATCTTATTTCAAAGATTACATCATACAAACAAATTTCCTATGACTGACTAAGCCTCGACAAAAGATCTTTCCCATACTTTGCTGAAATGCACTTAACGTTTATGTCACTGTACTATATATAGATTCAACTTTGGGGAAGAAGTCAGAAAAAGTGTGTCTGTACATCAATGCTCATAATACCCACCACACATAATATGAAAAGAAAGATGACGACGTGGGAATAATATCAGCATGTTTCTTCGGAAAACAAATTTCAGATTTTATATGAAAAGTTTTAAATCGTGTTATATTTTTCAAGATATTATGCAAATCATAAAATATCATCAGTATTTTGAGTGACTTTCCcattaaaagcaaataataaaaagccatgttttcttttcattaaaatagcAACTTTATATTTAAATCCACTTAGTTTCAAAAGTTACTTTTATCATCATGATTAACTATTTACCAACACTTATAAACCTCTACTAAACTCAgatattttcttaactttaaaacATCAAACCTCTTTTAAAAAGCTCATGAAGTTAACATGAAAATAACTTATTCCAAACTCTATGTATATCCAGTAACTTCCGTATTCTCCTCTAGAACCTCCAAACTGActtattttaattcctttcatcctGTGCATTCAAGCTCTTGTACTTTCTAAATGCTGTAGATATTTAATCTTTTAAGAAATGTAGATTTTAGTTGTAAAATCGTAGGCGTTATACTTAATGTTCTGAACGAATCTCTGTGATTCACTGCCaaaatgattttaataaatatcttACTACCATGAAACCTTAAAGTCACTGCAGAGCAACAAACATTGGATGGTGAGAGACAGAGTTTCAATAGACCATTCTCACCAGTCCCACcaccacaggaaaaaaagaaaaactcttgaCTTTTCAAATACAAAGCAATGACTGTCAATACTATCCTGAAAATTTATCTTGCTTTACTTGATTCTCTAAAATCTGTATGTtccttatttttaacaaattcagATGGGTCATCACCATAGGTGGACTCAATACCAACAAAGAACTTGGATTACAAAATCCTAGAAAGTTGGTGTGTGAAAGCTGATCACAAAAGAGCAAGCAAATGAACTGACATGCTAGTTGCTCCAGAGCAACTATCATTAAATAAAAGGTATCTTTGGCCATAGTACCAGCTTgatctttccctctccctttccttgcTACTGTGGGATTGGCAGCTGGCCAGCACAAGGGACATGATACCCTAGTGCCATCTACAGGCTATTATTGACACTCAAATTTCATGGCAACAGACAAGCACCAGTGAAATAAATTAGACAGCGCTGCATTTAAATCTTTATTAACAAGGAATTATTAGACCTAAGAAAAACTAATTCTGGATTTGGTTGAAATATGAGTTTCTCAGCCTCTTAATCCCTCTTCATATGGCATATTTCACAGTTTAAAATGAGTTAAGACAGATCACTTATGCATTACTAAGATGAGAGAATATTTACAATGGATTCATTCTTTTCTGTATAAACCAGTTCTATTAGGGAGAAAgtattccttcttcttttcttttctttttttttttgaaagagtaCTTTGGCCATTGTGGACAATCTGCAAATCTTTCTATTCAACCCCCAATTTACTATATTACAATAAAATCATCTGAAATTAAAGAGAAGACTTCCTATATGGCTTAGTCGCAATCTATCAACAATCATGTGCTTCACAGCTGATATACATTTAATATTCTACTATCTTttttagagactaaaaaaaaattaaccccttTAGCAACCACAGCTGTAACATAATTATAGTCACACCTTCaaacatcatttaaaacttgAGATTTGAAGGTGACTTTTGAGATCAAATGGTAATGTGAAAATCTTGAAGCAGTCAATTTGGAAACCCCAGGAGCAGAATTTGGCCTATCAGGACAGGTTTTATTCTTCAGCAAATGTTATCTTGGgacattttggaataatttccTCTTTTCATCTTTTGCCATTTGAAGGAAACTGGGAGTTTAAATAATTCTCAGAACTCAGAAATTTCAAAGCTGTTCTAAAAATTCTTGACTGAGCCCCAGAGGAATAGAAAAGGGGtcaagttttttttcccctctttataACTAAGCTAAAGTTAGACCAAAACAAGAGACACACTGGCACGTTAATACTGGTTGACTGGGCACTTGTATGCAGTACTTATAGACCAGTAAAAGTGCTCATTTACCTGTCTGGTGTGTAAGGGGCCCTTTGTCTTGAAGCCTCCTTGGGAACTGCACTCTGAGGCACTGAAGTGATCTGAACTAGTGGAAGAGCGTTTGGAAAGGGTGTCACAACCCCCGACAAAGGTGTTGTCCAACGGGAGCTCCTGAATCACGTGATGCTTTTTCACAGAAACCGGAGTGTCTGGTTTAAGATGGAAAGCGGGCTGTGGAGAAGCGGATTTGTAGTGCTTGGCCAGGTCAGGGCTGTTCGGCTTGAAGGTGGTTGGAGGTGCCGGACCCCAGTCAAATCTACCTATGCTTTGCTCTTCCAGCTCAGCCGGCAGGCTTATTGTCCCATTGATGGGTTCGTGAACTGCATCATCGGGTTTGGACTCTTCGATGGTAACAAAGTTCAAAAGAGAGCTCTTGggagactttcttttcttccttttctttttcttgttttgtttgttctcctggTTGGGGGACATCCATTCGGCACCTTGCTTGCTCCTCTGAGCTGCTTTGAATCTTGATGCATGGCGACAGCGCACCAGAACGGTGACGAAGATCACGACGATGACCACCATGGCACCTGCGACAATGGCAATCATGATGGTGAGATAGTCCTCGTTTTGATAGGGTTGGCTGCTATCACCTATGTTCCTGTCCAATGGGGTCTCCATAGTCCTGCGAATCAAGTCATAGATATAGGAGGCATTGCCAGCAGTGTCAttaacataaagaaaaacaagcacaAGTGTGTGCAGAGACTTAGGGTATCCCAGGTCACTTATGTTGACCACCAATCGGTGCAAGCCCACATCAGTAGGTGCTGGTTTTTCTTCCAGAGTGATGTTACCTGTTACTGGATCAATCCGAAACAGGCCTTTGTTGTTCCCACTCACAATTGTATACTTAAGTTCAGCATTCATCCCAGTGTCAATATCCACTGCAAAAACTTCTGCTATCACGGAGCCAGGAATGGCTGAGAGAGGCACCAACTTAAAAGAAGTATTAGAAGGTGGCGAAATGACAACTGGACTATTGTCATTGACATCCATGACATTTATAGTTACTTTTGCAGTAGAGGAACGGGGTGGTTGTCCCCCATCAGTGGCTTTGACATCGAAAGTGTAGGAACTCTGCTGCTCTCTGTCAAATGAGACATTTGACTTTATGACTCCAGAATAGGGATCCAACACAAAATTATCATTgtcatttaaaatggaaagagtCACAGCTTTATTCTCTCCAGCATCTGCATCTGTCACTGTGATTACCCCCACGGTACTATACTTTGGCAGATTCTCAGacacaaaaaattgaaaatgattaTGAGTAAACTTGGGGCTATTGTCATTCTCATCCAGAACAGTAACTATCACAGCCGCTTGGCTTTGGAGGGGAGGGGTCCCATTGTCCCTGGCAGTTACTGTAAAAATGAatctttcttgttcttctctgtcAAAGACTCTGGAGGCTGTCAAAACTCCTGTCTTTCGGTCCAGATCAAAGAAGGAGGCATTCGGTCCAAGCTGATAAACAATATCTGCATTTTTCCCACTGTCTTCATCTGTGGCACTAATAGTTGTTAAGTACAACCCACGTCGGTTGTTTTCAGAAACTGACAGCTCAATTACAGGCTGGTTGAAAATTGGTGGGTTGTCATTTTCATCCTCAAGCTTAACCCTTACCAGAGCAGTCTGATTTAAACTGGGCTTCCCAGAATCAGAAGCAACAATTTTAAAGCTGAATTCTTTGGTGCCCTCATAGTCCAACAAAGAGGAGGTCTCTAACAAATATTGGTTGTCGTATACTGCCTTCAAATGAAACGGGACCTCTCTTTCAATAAAACAGATCACTTTGCCATTCACATCTGTGTCCTTATCTGAAACTGTAATTAGGGCGATCTTTGTATTGACAGGATCTTTCTCAGACAAATACACTGTGCCATTGATGGG
The genomic region above belongs to Pseudorca crassidens isolate mPseCra1 chromosome 18, mPseCra1.hap1, whole genome shotgun sequence and contains:
- the PCDH9 gene encoding protocadherin-9 isoform X6: MDLRDFYLLAALIACLRLDSAIAQELIYTIREELPENVPIGNIPKDLNISHINAATGTSASLVYRLVSKAGDAPLVKVSSSTGEIFTTSNRIDREKLCAGASYDEENECFFELEVVILPNDFFRLIKIKIIVKDTNDNAPMFPSPVINISIPENTLINSRFPIPSATDPDTGFNGVQHYELLNGQSVFGLDIVETPEGEKWPQLIVQQNLDREQKDTYVMKIKVEDGGTPQKSSTAILQITVSDVNDNRPVFKEGQVEVHIPENAPVGTSVIQLHATDADIGSNAEIRYIFGAQVAPATKRLFALNNTTGLITVQRSLDREETAIHKVTVLASDGSSTPARATVTINVTDVNDNPPNIDLRYIISPINGTVYLSEKDPVNTKIALITVSDKDTDVNGKVICFIEREVPFHLKAVYDNQYLLETSSLLDYEGTKEFSFKIVASDSGKPSLNQTALVRVKLEDENDNPPIFNQPVIELSVSENNRRGLYLTTISATDEDSGKNADIVYQLGPNASFFDLDRKTGVLTASRVFDREEQERFIFTVTARDNGTPPLQSQAAVIVTVLDENDNSPKFTHNHFQFFVSENLPKYSTVGVITVTDADAGENKAVTLSILNDNDNFVLDPYSGVIKSNVSFDREQQSSYTFDVKATDGGQPPRSSTAKVTINVMDVNDNSPVVISPPSNTSFKLVPLSAIPGSVIAEVFAVDIDTGMNAELKYTIVSGNNKGLFRIDPVTGNITLEEKPAPTDVGLHRLVVNISDLGYPKSLHTLVLVFLYVNDTAGNASYIYDLIRRTMETPLDRNIGDSSQPYQNEDYLTIMIAIVAGAMVVIVVIFVTVLVRCRHASRFKAAQRSKQGAEWMSPNQENKQNKKKKRKKRKSPKSSLLNFVTIEESKPDDAVHEPINGTISLPAELEEQSIGRFDWGPAPPTTFKPNSPDLAKHYKSASPQPAFHLKPDTPVSVKKHHVIQELPLDNTFVGGCDTLSKRSSTSSDHFSASECSSQGGFKTKGPLHTRQCNSHSKSDNIPVTPQKCPSSVGFHIQENEESHYERSRIV
- the PCDH9 gene encoding protocadherin-9 isoform X5, with the protein product MDLRDFYLLAALIACLRLDSAIAQELIYTIREELPENVPIGNIPKDLNISHINAATGTSASLVYRLVSKAGDAPLVKVSSSTGEIFTTSNRIDREKLCAGASYDEENECFFELEVVILPNDFFRLIKIKIIVKDTNDNAPMFPSPVINISIPENTLINSRFPIPSATDPDTGFNGVQHYELLNGQSVFGLDIVETPEGEKWPQLIVQQNLDREQKDTYVMKIKVEDGGTPQKSSTAILQITVSDVNDNRPVFKEGQVEVHIPENAPVGTSVIQLHATDADIGSNAEIRYIFGAQVAPATKRLFALNNTTGLITVQRSLDREETAIHKVTVLASDGSSTPARATVTINVTDVNDNPPNIDLRYIISPINGTVYLSEKDPVNTKIALITVSDKDTDVNGKVICFIEREVPFHLKAVYDNQYLLETSSLLDYEGTKEFSFKIVASDSGKPSLNQTALVRVKLEDENDNPPIFNQPVIELSVSENNRRGLYLTTISATDEDSGKNADIVYQLGPNASFFDLDRKTGVLTASRVFDREEQERFIFTVTARDNGTPPLQSQAAVIVTVLDENDNSPKFTHNHFQFFVSENLPKYSTVGVITVTDADAGENKAVTLSILNDNDNFVLDPYSGVIKSNVSFDREQQSSYTFDVKATDGGQPPRSSTAKVTINVMDVNDNSPVVISPPSNTSFKLVPLSAIPGSVIAEVFAVDIDTGMNAELKYTIVSGNNKGLFRIDPVTGNITLEEKPAPTDVGLHRLVVNISDLGYPKSLHTLVLVFLYVNDTAGNASYIYDLIRRTMETPLDRNIGDSSQPYQNEDYLTIMIAIVAGAMVVIVVIFVTVLVRCRHASRFKAAQRSKQGAEWMSPNQENKQNKKKKRKKRKSPKSSLLNFVTIEESKPDDAVHEPINGTISLPAELEEQSIGRFDWGPAPPTTFKPNSPDLAKHYKSASPQPAFHLKPDTPVSVKKHHVIQELPLDNTFVGGCDTLSKRSSTSSDHFSASECSSQGGFKTKGPLHTRQPLLSSVSEATSTSAQTCPLSSACAFSQPIRNALGDISSCVFRNVYNKLLLLFIKF
- the PCDH9 gene encoding protocadherin-9 isoform X4 — translated: MDLRDFYLLAALIACLRLDSAIAQELIYTIREELPENVPIGNIPKDLNISHINAATGTSASLVYRLVSKAGDAPLVKVSSSTGEIFTTSNRIDREKLCAGASYDEENECFFELEVVILPNDFFRLIKIKIIVKDTNDNAPMFPSPVINISIPENTLINSRFPIPSATDPDTGFNGVQHYELLNGQSVFGLDIVETPEGEKWPQLIVQQNLDREQKDTYVMKIKVEDGGTPQKSSTAILQITVSDVNDNRPVFKEGQVEVHIPENAPVGTSVIQLHATDADIGSNAEIRYIFGAQVAPATKRLFALNNTTGLITVQRSLDREETAIHKVTVLASDGSSTPARATVTINVTDVNDNPPNIDLRYIISPINGTVYLSEKDPVNTKIALITVSDKDTDVNGKVICFIEREVPFHLKAVYDNQYLLETSSLLDYEGTKEFSFKIVASDSGKPSLNQTALVRVKLEDENDNPPIFNQPVIELSVSENNRRGLYLTTISATDEDSGKNADIVYQLGPNASFFDLDRKTGVLTASRVFDREEQERFIFTVTARDNGTPPLQSQAAVIVTVLDENDNSPKFTHNHFQFFVSENLPKYSTVGVITVTDADAGENKAVTLSILNDNDNFVLDPYSGVIKSNVSFDREQQSSYTFDVKATDGGQPPRSSTAKVTINVMDVNDNSPVVISPPSNTSFKLVPLSAIPGSVIAEVFAVDIDTGMNAELKYTIVSGNNKGLFRIDPVTGNITLEEKPAPTDVGLHRLVVNISDLGYPKSLHTLVLVFLYVNDTAGNASYIYDLIRRTMETPLDRNIGDSSQPYQNEDYLTIMIAIVAGAMVVIVVIFVTVLVRCRHASRFKAAQRSKQGAEWMSPNQENKQNKKKKRKKRKSPKSSLLNFVTIEESKPDDAVHEPINGTISLPAELEEQSIGRFDWGPAPPTTFKPNSPDLAKHYKSASPQPAFHLKPDTPVSVKKHHVIQELPLDNTFVGGCDTLSKRSSTSSDHFSASECSSQGGFKTKGPLHTRQCNSHSKSDNIPVTPQKCPSSVGFHIQENEESHYESQRRVTFHLPDGSQESCSDSGLGDHEPVGSGTLISHPLPLVQPQDEFYDQASPDKRTEADGNSDPNSGHFEILLLGM
- the PCDH9 gene encoding protocadherin-9 isoform X3, whose translation is MDLRDFYLLAALIACLRLDSAIAQELIYTIREELPENVPIGNIPKDLNISHINAATGTSASLVYRLVSKAGDAPLVKVSSSTGEIFTTSNRIDREKLCAGASYDEENECFFELEVVILPNDFFRLIKIKIIVKDTNDNAPMFPSPVINISIPENTLINSRFPIPSATDPDTGFNGVQHYELLNGQSVFGLDIVETPEGEKWPQLIVQQNLDREQKDTYVMKIKVEDGGTPQKSSTAILQITVSDVNDNRPVFKEGQVEVHIPENAPVGTSVIQLHATDADIGSNAEIRYIFGAQVAPATKRLFALNNTTGLITVQRSLDREETAIHKVTVLASDGSSTPARATVTINVTDVNDNPPNIDLRYIISPINGTVYLSEKDPVNTKIALITVSDKDTDVNGKVICFIEREVPFHLKAVYDNQYLLETSSLLDYEGTKEFSFKIVASDSGKPSLNQTALVRVKLEDENDNPPIFNQPVIELSVSENNRRGLYLTTISATDEDSGKNADIVYQLGPNASFFDLDRKTGVLTASRVFDREEQERFIFTVTARDNGTPPLQSQAAVIVTVLDENDNSPKFTHNHFQFFVSENLPKYSTVGVITVTDADAGENKAVTLSILNDNDNFVLDPYSGVIKSNVSFDREQQSSYTFDVKATDGGQPPRSSTAKVTINVMDVNDNSPVVISPPSNTSFKLVPLSAIPGSVIAEVFAVDIDTGMNAELKYTIVSGNNKGLFRIDPVTGNITLEEKPAPTDVGLHRLVVNISDLGYPKSLHTLVLVFLYVNDTAGNASYIYDLIRRTMETPLDRNIGDSSQPYQNEDYLTIMIAIVAGAMVVIVVIFVTVLVRCRHASRFKAAQRSKQGAEWMSPNQENKQNKKKKRKKRKSPKSSLLNFVTIEESKPDDAVHEPINGTISLPAELEEQSIGRFDWGPAPPTTFKPNSPDLAKHYKSASPQPAFHLKPDTPVSVKKHHVIQELPLDNTFVGGCDTLSKRSSTSSDHFSASECSSQGGFKTKGPLHTRQPQDEFYDQASPDKRTEADGNSDPNSDGPLGPRGLAEATEMCTQECLVLGHSDNCWMPPGLGPYQHPKSPLSTFAPQKEWVKKDKLVNGHTLTRAWKEDSNRNQFNDRKQYGSTEGHFNNGSHMTDIPLANLKSYKQAGGAIESPKEHQL
- the PCDH9 gene encoding protocadherin-9 isoform X1, with protein sequence MDLRDFYLLAALIACLRLDSAIAQELIYTIREELPENVPIGNIPKDLNISHINAATGTSASLVYRLVSKAGDAPLVKVSSSTGEIFTTSNRIDREKLCAGASYDEENECFFELEVVILPNDFFRLIKIKIIVKDTNDNAPMFPSPVINISIPENTLINSRFPIPSATDPDTGFNGVQHYELLNGQSVFGLDIVETPEGEKWPQLIVQQNLDREQKDTYVMKIKVEDGGTPQKSSTAILQITVSDVNDNRPVFKEGQVEVHIPENAPVGTSVIQLHATDADIGSNAEIRYIFGAQVAPATKRLFALNNTTGLITVQRSLDREETAIHKVTVLASDGSSTPARATVTINVTDVNDNPPNIDLRYIISPINGTVYLSEKDPVNTKIALITVSDKDTDVNGKVICFIEREVPFHLKAVYDNQYLLETSSLLDYEGTKEFSFKIVASDSGKPSLNQTALVRVKLEDENDNPPIFNQPVIELSVSENNRRGLYLTTISATDEDSGKNADIVYQLGPNASFFDLDRKTGVLTASRVFDREEQERFIFTVTARDNGTPPLQSQAAVIVTVLDENDNSPKFTHNHFQFFVSENLPKYSTVGVITVTDADAGENKAVTLSILNDNDNFVLDPYSGVIKSNVSFDREQQSSYTFDVKATDGGQPPRSSTAKVTINVMDVNDNSPVVISPPSNTSFKLVPLSAIPGSVIAEVFAVDIDTGMNAELKYTIVSGNNKGLFRIDPVTGNITLEEKPAPTDVGLHRLVVNISDLGYPKSLHTLVLVFLYVNDTAGNASYIYDLIRRTMETPLDRNIGDSSQPYQNEDYLTIMIAIVAGAMVVIVVIFVTVLVRCRHASRFKAAQRSKQGAEWMSPNQENKQNKKKKRKKRKSPKSSLLNFVTIEESKPDDAVHEPINGTISLPAELEEQSIGRFDWGPAPPTTFKPNSPDLAKHYKSASPQPAFHLKPDTPVSVKKHHVIQELPLDNTFVGGCDTLSKRSSTSSDHFSASECSSQGGFKTKGPLHTRQCNSHSKSDNIPVTPQKCPSSVGFHIQENEESHYESQRRVTFHLPDGSQESCSDSGLGDHEPVGSGTLISHPLPLVQPQDEFYDQASPDKRTEADGNSDPNSDGPLGPRGLAEATEMCTQECLVLGHSDNCWMPPGLGPYQHPKSPLSTFAPQKEWVKKDKLVNGHTLTRAWKEDSNRNQFNDRKQYGSTEGHFNNGSHMTDIPLANLKSYKQAGGAIESPKEHQL
- the PCDH9 gene encoding protocadherin-9 isoform X7, with protein sequence MDLRDFYLLAALIACLRLDSAIAQELIYTIREELPENVPIGNIPKDLNISHINAATGTSASLVYRLVSKAGDAPLVKVSSSTGEIFTTSNRIDREKLCAGASYDEENECFFELEVVILPNDFFRLIKIKIIVKDTNDNAPMFPSPVINISIPENTLINSRFPIPSATDPDTGFNGVQHYELLNGQSVFGLDIVETPEGEKWPQLIVQQNLDREQKDTYVMKIKVEDGGTPQKSSTAILQITVSDVNDNRPVFKEGQVEVHIPENAPVGTSVIQLHATDADIGSNAEIRYIFGAQVAPATKRLFALNNTTGLITVQRSLDREETAIHKVTVLASDGSSTPARATVTINVTDVNDNPPNIDLRYIISPINGTVYLSEKDPVNTKIALITVSDKDTDVNGKVICFIEREVPFHLKAVYDNQYLLETSSLLDYEGTKEFSFKIVASDSGKPSLNQTALVRVKLEDENDNPPIFNQPVIELSVSENNRRGLYLTTISATDEDSGKNADIVYQLGPNASFFDLDRKTGVLTASRVFDREEQERFIFTVTARDNGTPPLQSQAAVIVTVLDENDNSPKFTHNHFQFFVSENLPKYSTVGVITVTDADAGENKAVTLSILNDNDNFVLDPYSGVIKSNVSFDREQQSSYTFDVKATDGGQPPRSSTAKVTINVMDVNDNSPVVISPPSNTSFKLVPLSAIPGSVIAEVFAVDIDTGMNAELKYTIVSGNNKGLFRIDPVTGNITLEEKPAPTDVGLHRLVVNISDLGYPKSLHTLVLVFLYVNDTAGNASYIYDLIRRTMETPLDRNIGDSSQPYQNEDYLTIMIAIVAGAMVVIVVIFVTVLVRCRHASRFKAAQRSKQGAEWMSPNQENKQNKKKKRKKRKSPKSSLLNFVTIEESKPDDAVHEPINGTISLPAELEEQSIGRFDWGPAPPTTFKPNSPDLAKHYKSASPQPAFHLKPDTPVSVKKHHVIQELPLDNTFVGGCDTLSKRSSTSSDHFSASECSSQGGFKTKGPLHTRQRSRIV
- the PCDH9 gene encoding protocadherin-9 isoform X2 translates to MDLRDFYLLAALIACLRLDSAIAQELIYTIREELPENVPIGNIPKDLNISHINAATGTSASLVYRLVSKAGDAPLVKVSSSTGEIFTTSNRIDREKLCAGASYDEENECFFELEVVILPNDFFRLIKIKIIVKDTNDNAPMFPSPVINISIPENTLINSRFPIPSATDPDTGFNGVQHYELLNGQSVFGLDIVETPEGEKWPQLIVQQNLDREQKDTYVMKIKVEDGGTPQKSSTAILQITVSDVNDNRPVFKEGQVEVHIPENAPVGTSVIQLHATDADIGSNAEIRYIFGAQVAPATKRLFALNNTTGLITVQRSLDREETAIHKVTVLASDGSSTPARATVTINVTDVNDNPPNIDLRYIISPINGTVYLSEKDPVNTKIALITVSDKDTDVNGKVICFIEREVPFHLKAVYDNQYLLETSSLLDYEGTKEFSFKIVASDSGKPSLNQTALVRVKLEDENDNPPIFNQPVIELSVSENNRRGLYLTTISATDEDSGKNADIVYQLGPNASFFDLDRKTGVLTASRVFDREEQERFIFTVTARDNGTPPLQSQAAVIVTVLDENDNSPKFTHNHFQFFVSENLPKYSTVGVITVTDADAGENKAVTLSILNDNDNFVLDPYSGVIKSNVSFDREQQSSYTFDVKATDGGQPPRSSTAKVTINVMDVNDNSPVVISPPSNTSFKLVPLSAIPGSVIAEVFAVDIDTGMNAELKYTIVSGNNKGLFRIDPVTGNITLEEKPAPTDVGLHRLVVNISDLGYPKSLHTLVLVFLYVNDTAGNASYIYDLIRRTMETPLDRNIGDSSQPYQNEDYLTIMIAIVAGAMVVIVVIFVTVLVRCRHASRFKAAQRSKQGAEWMSPNQENKQNKKKKRKKRKSPKSSLLNFVTIEESKPDDAVHEPINGTISLPAELEEQSIGRFDWGPAPPTTFKPNSPDLAKHYKSASPQPAFHLKPDTPVSVKKHHVIQELPLDNTFVGGCDTLSKRSSTSSDHFSASECSSQGGFKTKGPLHTRQSQRRVTFHLPDGSQESCSDSGLGDHEPVGSGTLISHPLPLVQPQDEFYDQASPDKRTEADGNSDPNSDGPLGPRGLAEATEMCTQECLVLGHSDNCWMPPGLGPYQHPKSPLSTFAPQKEWVKKDKLVNGHTLTRAWKEDSNRNQFNDRKQYGSTEGHFNNGSHMTDIPLANLKSYKQAGGAIESPKEHQL